The following are encoded in a window of Alkalidesulfovibrio alkalitolerans DSM 16529 genomic DNA:
- a CDS encoding NADH-quinone oxidoreductase subunit D, which translates to MSFFPGGDFYTRHFKASDNDETLIVNMGPQHPSTHGVLRIIVELDGEYIVRSEPVLGYVHRMHEKMAENRSFVQYLPNMGRVDYLHALAWNWAYVGAVEKLAELEVPERAEYIRVITCELNRVSSHLLWWGAYLLDLGAFTPIMYAFDDRERIMDLLQEPTGSRLTYCYHRLGGVSADLSERFLKGLSDLVPYLRSRLPMYRDLVTENVILRKRVEDIGIMDLDVCRRYGCTGPVIRGAGVAYDTRRAEPYSVYDRFDYEIPTYPEGDALARYMVRMDEIEQSLRIIEQAIATIPEGPFLSKSAPKPKWSAPKGESCFAVEGARGKIVIYVASDGGRTPYRIKLRSPSYSNLSCFAEVARGTLLSDAVSILGSLDLVIPEIDR; encoded by the coding sequence ATGAGCTTCTTCCCCGGCGGCGACTTCTACACACGGCACTTCAAGGCCTCGGACAACGACGAAACGCTCATCGTCAACATGGGGCCGCAGCACCCATCGACCCACGGAGTGCTGCGGATCATCGTGGAACTCGACGGCGAGTACATCGTACGCAGCGAACCCGTGCTCGGTTACGTGCACCGCATGCACGAGAAGATGGCCGAGAACCGCAGCTTCGTGCAGTACCTGCCGAACATGGGGCGCGTGGATTACCTGCACGCCCTGGCCTGGAACTGGGCTTACGTGGGCGCGGTGGAGAAACTGGCCGAACTCGAGGTTCCCGAACGCGCCGAATACATCCGGGTCATTACCTGCGAACTGAACCGCGTCTCATCGCATCTCTTGTGGTGGGGCGCGTATCTTTTGGACCTGGGCGCATTCACCCCGATCATGTACGCCTTCGACGACCGCGAACGCATCATGGACCTTCTGCAGGAACCAACGGGCTCGCGGCTGACCTACTGCTACCACCGCCTGGGCGGCGTCTCGGCCGACCTCTCCGAGAGATTCCTCAAGGGCCTTTCGGACCTCGTGCCCTACCTGCGCTCGCGCCTGCCCATGTACCGCGATCTAGTCACGGAGAACGTGATCCTCAGAAAGCGCGTCGAGGACATCGGCATCATGGACCTGGACGTCTGCCGCCGCTACGGCTGCACCGGCCCCGTGATCCGGGGCGCTGGCGTGGCCTACGACACGCGCCGGGCCGAGCCCTACTCCGTATACGACCGCTTCGACTACGAGATCCCGACCTATCCCGAGGGCGACGCCCTGGCCCGCTACATGGTGCGCATGGACGAGATCGAGCAGTCGCTTCGGATCATCGAGCAGGCCATCGCCACCATCCCCGAAGGCCCCTTCCTCTCCAAGAGCGCGCCCAAGCCCAAGTGGAGCGCGCCCAAGGGAGAGTCCTGCTTCGCCGTGGAAGGCGCGCGGGGCAAGATCGTCATCTACGTGGCCTCGGACGGCGGACGCACGCCCTACAGGATCAAACTGCGCTCGCCCTCGTACTCGAACCTGTCGTGCTTCGCCGAGGTGGCCAGGGGAACGCTCCTTTCCGACGCGGTATCCATCCTGGGAAGCCTCGACCTCGTCATCCCGGAGATTGACAGATGA